A genomic window from Yarrowia lipolytica chromosome 1D, complete sequence includes:
- a CDS encoding uncharacterized protein (Compare to YALI0D00275g, similar to Saccharomyces cerevisiae YGR026W; ancestral locus Anc_4.162, weakly similar to uniprot|Q12164 Saccharomyces cerevisiae YLL023c): MPEEPVQGIQSAAMFVDPMTGHLPATTDTPGFLARPKGDINPQKKADKMVPLHVLWFFSHQAIVGTGACYFALFFMGLCNCKLARGLYRIFFLACISAYYTSIYRKYGGQRPSRYVLLQTDTFQYLLMALLFLISRRSIFKLFPFFMYSVMHVAETLRRRVLKRDSPLAHQLNDNILKFEAPIQRIVADSEILILLRILLNAILFRQGAAVCLLIYVVIFRLRVAYSPPIQESLKRQEERIDDVVAQSWVPEPVKKHWGRFRDLVDNYEHSRLTSLHDDPDDDLVEVHSDEEGYDQNEDPDDIRNVPKKKTVKRRADLDENDKKE; the protein is encoded by the coding sequence ATGCCCGAAGAACCAGTCCAGGGAATCCAGTCGGCCGCCATGTTCGTGGACCCCATGACGGGCCACTTACCAGCCACCACAGACACCCCTGGCTTTCTAGCTCGTCCCAAGGGCGACATCAACccccagaagaaggccgacAAAATGGTCCCACTGCACGTTCTGTGGTTCTTCTCACACCAGGCCATTGTTGGCACTGGAGCTTGCTATTTTGCGCTATTCTTCATGGGCCTGTGCAACTGTAAGCTCGCCAGAGGCCTCTATCGAATCTTCTTTCTGGCGTGTATCTCCGCCTACTACACGTCCATCTACCGAAAGTACGGAGGCCAGCGACCCTCACGATACGTGCTGCTTCAAACAGATACATTCCAGTACCTTCTGATGGCCCTGCTGTTTCTCATTTCGCGACGCAGCATCTTCAAGTTGTTCCCCTTCTTCATGTACTCAGTGATGCATGTCGCTGAGACTCTGCGACGACGAGTGCTGAAGCGAGACTCGCCATTGGCCCACCAGCTCAACGATAATATCCTCAAGTTTGAGGCCCCCATCCAACGCATTGTCGCCGACTCTGAGATTCTTATTCTTCTCAGAATCCTCCTTAACGCTATTTTGTTTAGACAGGGCGCTGCCGTATGTCTGCTCATCTATGTTGTCATCTTCAGACTGCGAGTTGCCTACTCGCCGCCAATCCAGGAGTCTCTCAAGCGGCAGGAGGAGCGAATCGACGACGTGGTCGCTCAGTCATGGGTCCCTGAACCCGTCAAGAAGCACTGGGGCCGATTCAGAGACCTCGTCGACAACTACGAGCACTCGCGACTAACATCACTCCACGACGATCCTGATGATGATCTCGTGGAGGTGCATTCTGACGAGGAGGGCTACGACCAGAATGAGGACCCTGATGATATTCGAAACGTGCCTAAGAAGAAGACTGTTAAGAGACGAGCTGATCTCGACGAGAATGACAAAAAGGAGTAA
- a CDS encoding uncharacterized protein (Compare to YALI0D00253g, similar to Saccharomyces cerevisiae YOR166C; ancestral locus Anc_6.54, weakly similar to uniprot|Q12104 Saccharomyces cerevisiae YOR166c Saccharomyces cerevisiae), which produces MNQYWGSSPPKKPVTASTRPHSQPDYSDVPLPKMKLKIPRTTSRSSSPQEDYSDVPLPKMKTRRSRSPRKAHATDILGLEEISSITKATQEIRNQLDLDLEGHTGEPPALRFENRLLLIIDTNFAISHLSLLKELAALHEQYGHILIVPWAVIKELDGLKNSGKMEYRYQTGAVSTGDIDLDLSLGQRARMANAWIFEQLGARSQALFGQKVSERLGESTRGDDAILDCCRYFQHKADAFIVILSDDKNLCMKALIHEIMTVSYQERMTAETIARITADEYAKNMGEMMDTDTGAASHRSHVHLAPPIPPPQPTPPPRHVSPPSRPPPKHANVSTYIEVEPSKRKREPKTPSSAASDDRQQKSRKVAPGGLASRHARKLSTSGNSPPDTKSSTPTPQRPPDAPPRKMAPLPSRHNKGAVPKPAAVSYRPATPQPQSPPKPAPGPRKFEYIDDPKIESPDQLLPELEKVVFKVLRMAVAFQAPNHNIHRATSIGSISDIMEQLRPSELRQFQFPNLRSIQPGSNAPAPERLAFLRGLMHLSADMEKSFTGEYPKNYVDAVGWVLSLVN; this is translated from the coding sequence ATGAACCAATATTGGGGGAGCAGCCCTCCGAAGAAACCTGTCACGGCAAGTACACGACCCCACTCACAGCCCGACTACTCAGATGTGCCATTACCGAAAATGAAGCTGAAAATCCCAcggactacaagtaggagcAGTTCGCCCCAAGAGGATTACTCGGACGTGCCTCTGCCGAAAATGAAGACCCGGAGGAGCAGATCGCCGAGGAAGGCTCATGCAACAGACATTCTAgggttggaggagatttCATCGATTACAAAGGCAACCCAGGAGATCCGAAACCAGCTCGATCTTGACCTGGAGGGCCATACGGGAGAGCCACCGGCACTGCGATTTGAGAAtaggctgctgctcatcATCGACACTAACTTTGCAATTTCACATTTGTCGCTTCTGAAAGAGCTGGCAGCATTACATGAGCAGTATGGTCATATTCTCATTGTTCCATGGGCAGTaatcaaggagctggacggTCTGAAAAACTCAGGTAAGATGGAGTACAGGTACCAGACGGGAGCGGTATCCACAGGAGACATTGATCTGGACTTGTCACTAGGTCAAAGAGCGCGCATGGCCAACGCATGGATTTTCGAACAGCTAGGAGCTCGCTCTCAAGCTCTGTTTGGACAGAAAGTGTCAGAGAGACTGGGTGAGAGTACACGTGGTGATGATGCCATTCTGGACTGCTGTAGATACTTTCAGCACAAGGCCGACGCGTTTATAGTCATTCTCTCAGACGATAAGAACCTCTGTATGAAGGCTTTAATCCACGAGATCATGACAGTGTCGTATCAGGAGAGAATGACCGCCGAGACCATTGCACGTATCACCGCAGACGAGTACGCCAAAAACATGGGAGAAATGATGGACACAGATACGGGTGCTGCGAGCCACAGGTCACATGTGCATCTTGCGCCTCCcatcccaccaccacagccAACACCCCCACCAAGGCATGTCAGCCCGCCCAGTCGACCACCTCCGAAACACGCCAATGTCTCCACATACATCGAAGTTGAGCCTTCGAAGCGAAAAAGGGAACCCAAAACACCCTCTTCGGCTGCGTCAGACGATAGACAACAAAAATCGAGAAAAGTGGCCCCTGGAGGCCTTGCTTCTCGACACGCCAGGAAATTGTCTACAAGTGGTAATTCTCCACCGGACACGAAATCCAGTACACCAACACCCCAAAGACCCCCAGACGCACCTCCGCGAAAAATGGCACCCTTACCGTCGAGGCATAACAAGGGTGCAGTACCTAAGCCTGCGGCGGTTTCATATCGGCCTGCTACACCTCAGCCACAgtcaccaccaaaaccaGCACCAGGTCCTCGTAAATTTGAGTATATTGACGATCCCAAGATCGAGAGCCCTGACCAACTTCTTCCTGAACTTGAGAAGGTTGTGTTTAAGGTGCTGCGGATGGCCGTGGCTTTTCAGGCCCCGAATCACAACATCCACAGAGCCACCAGTATCGGTTCTATATCTGATATAATGGAGCAGCTGCGTCCAAGCGAACTGCGCCAGTTTCAGTTCCCCAATCTTCGCAGTATCCAACCGGGGTCAAACGCGCCGGCTCCTGAACGTTTAGCCTTTCTCCGTGGCCTTATGCATCTTTCGGCCGACATGGAAAAGTCATTCACAGGGGAGTATCCCAAGAACTACGTCGATGCCGTTGGATGGGTTCTTAGTCTGGTTAACTGA